The Aquila chrysaetos chrysaetos chromosome 16, bAquChr1.4, whole genome shotgun sequence genome has a segment encoding these proteins:
- the ZMPSTE24 gene encoding CAAX prenyl protease 1 homolog isoform X2, whose amino-acid sequence MALPGELWAELPAEKRIFCSVLLFSWAVYLWEAFLAHRQMILLCGGIPFLWNLSGQISGRAGFGPEYEIVQSLVFLLLATLFSAVTGLPWSLYNTFVIEEKHGFNQQTLGFFFKDAIKKFIVTQCILLPVTSLLLYIIKIGGDYFFIYAWLFTLVVSLVLVTIYADYIAPLFDKFIPLPEGELKQQIETMAKSIDFPLTKVYVVEGSKRSSHSNAYFYGFFKNKRIVLFDTLLEDYSALNKEPAGEDGENEETKSKTKNKKQGCKNEEVLAVLGHELGHWKLGHTVKNIIISQMNSFLCFFLFAVLIGRKELFAAFGFYDTQPTLIGLMIIFQFIFSPYNEVLSFCLTVLSRRFEFQADAFAKELGKAKDLYSALIKLNKDNLGFPVSDWIFSMWHYSHPPLLERLQALKDAKQE is encoded by the exons atgaTTCTGCTCTGTGGAGgaattccttttctttggaaTCTGTCTGGTCAGATCTCTGGTCGTGCTGGGTTTGGACCAGAATATGAG attgtTCAGTCATTGgtatttctgctgcttgcaACACTCTTCAGTGCAGTGACTGGTCTCCCATGGAGTTTATATAACACTTTTGTCATAGAAGAGAAACATGGCTTCAATCAACAG ACACtgggatttttctttaaggatGCTATCAAGAAGTTTATCGTGACTCAGTGTATTCTGTTACCAGTGACATCCCTTCTGCTTTACATTATTAAAATAGGGGGAGACTACTTCTTCATCTATGCCTGGCTCTTCACATTAGTTGTTTCCTTG GTGCTTGTTACAATCTATGCAGATTATATTGCACCTTTGTTTGATAAATTCATTCCACTTCCTGAGGGAGAGCTCAAGCAACAAATTGAAACAATGGCAAAGAGCATTGACTTCCCACTGACTAAGGTGTATGTAGTTgaag GTTCTAAGCGTTCTTCTCATAGCAATGCTTATTTCTATGGATTCTTCAAGAATAAGCGGATAGTACTCTTTGACACCCTCCTGGAAGATTATTCTGCATTGAACAAAGAGCCAGCAGGAGAAGATGGTGAGAATGAAGAGACAAAGTCTAAAACCAAA AATAAGAAACAAGgatgtaaaaatgaagaagttCTGGCTGTACTTGGTCATGAGTTGGGTCACTGGAAACTAGGTCACACTGTCAAAAATATTATCATCAGCCAG atgaattccttcctctgcttcttcctgTTTGCTGTGTTAATTGGTCGAAAAGAACTCTTTGCTGCATTTGGTTTCTATGACACCCAGCCTACCCTGATAGGCTTGATGATtattttccagttcattttttCACCTTACAATGAG GTTCTCTCATTTTGCTTGACTGTATTAAGCCGACGATTTGAGTTTCAAGCAGATGCATTTGCCAAGGAGCTTGGGAAGGCTAAAGACCTATATTCTGCTTTGATCAAGCTAAACAAAGATAATTTAGGATTCCCTGTTTCTGACTGGATCTTTTCAATGTGGCATTACTCCCATCCGCCCCTTTTAGAAAGACTTCAGGCCTTGAAAGATGCAAAGCAAGAGTGA